The following coding sequences are from one Paenibacillus sp. FSL R5-0912 window:
- a CDS encoding response regulator, with product MENQNSGKTPIKVLLADDHQLFREGLKRILNMEDDIEVIGECGDGIQVLEFCNINKPDIVLMDINMPIENGVEATQKLREMFPDVKVIILSIHDDESYVFETLRKGANGYLLKDMEAESLINAIRSVCEGHAFIHPKVTGKLINQLRRMTYLNETGAMAETPVKEAGVKFVAGDNNPLTRREAEVLRLMAEGKSNKMIGEYLFISEKTVKNHVSSILQKMEVDDRTQAVINSIKYGWVTL from the coding sequence ATGGAAAACCAGAATTCTGGAAAAACGCCCATAAAGGTTCTTTTGGCGGATGATCATCAGTTGTTTCGTGAAGGGCTTAAACGTATTTTGAATATGGAGGACGACATTGAAGTCATAGGTGAGTGCGGTGACGGCATCCAGGTGCTTGAATTCTGCAATATCAACAAGCCGGATATCGTGCTGATGGATATTAATATGCCTATTGAGAACGGTGTGGAGGCTACACAGAAGCTGCGGGAAATGTTCCCGGATGTTAAAGTGATCATCCTCTCTATTCATGATGACGAGAGTTACGTATTCGAAACCCTGCGCAAGGGTGCGAATGGATATTTGCTGAAGGATATGGAGGCAGAGTCGCTTATTAATGCGATCCGCTCTGTATGTGAAGGCCATGCCTTCATTCATCCCAAGGTAACCGGCAAGCTGATCAATCAGCTGCGCCGCATGACGTATCTTAACGAGACAGGTGCCATGGCCGAGACTCCGGTTAAGGAAGCAGGCGTGAAATTTGTTGCAGGCGACAATAATCCGCTGACCCGCCGCGAAGCAGAAGTGCTGCGCCTTATGGCTGAAGGCAAGAGCAACAAGATGATTGGGGAATACCTTTTTATCAGCGAAAAAACCGTCAAAAACCATGTCAGCAGCATTCTGCAAAAGATGGAAGTCGACGACCGCACGCAGGCTGTCATCAATTCGATCAAATATGGCTGGGTAACATTATAA
- a CDS encoding Ig-like domain-containing protein, giving the protein MKRKISIWTAIMLSGSMMMGTWQPMSGLTNQAVYAAAEFGITVSPSAGAYYVNTAANLRLSFDRQVIPQNGKITITNSESKEVFVEIPIGSYGLVGTSNAYDIKWGGDKKLAPNTKYTALIPQGLFKDSEGNGSAATSWSFVTAPENDTSIAASELTPANNSRVDAAGLTQLSFKLNKKLLKGGGTVRLMSSFNNDIVQEFRIWDDVPGVDVQSDASSTTVKLTITANKVAAGSNYYILIDSYAFKADDNRTFAGISSGNVWSFSTVGGEAKNITTVPDKGAVNVPTTEVFRLNFDRPMMPASGYITVSPGAPDDSRTRWINVNSTSVVGGGEKSIAFTPATNDSPLLSGTTYTVTIPQGAFYDRDGNVFPASGPYTWTFTTTPLSGLAAAALSPADRSESVGISKAMTITFNRDAAYNKGIIDGVTLYKSSGIKVPVNVSNGASAKEFIISPNTTLDPATTYYVDIAKGVFTDANTAGLVYDGINGKTSWSFQTEVMDTTAPALVSAQLDNNRTIRLKYNETLNSGVALLYSSFAVTVNEEKRTIESVYVQGDSVYITLSTGIAVGQVVKISYSGGLRTIQDSHGNSAGTFTSQQVTNSIQSALPTPRDGVLSGKTVTLNFNDNLKPVSANAYSQFYVYADGGSLGVSSISSSGSSVVLGLNNAASNGQTIRVSYYAGSYPLQDQYGQSIANFNDFYIRNTSDTTAPVFQNAVGTGNKIVLTYNEGISSSALPLNSQFSVLVGSTSTPNYVTGISVSGTQVTLTLQNTLALNQYTSLSYVPGSAGLSDLNGNRAAYLNLQAVSVSGSTGTSVPDISSATISGDEITVTFSKNMQASSASLYTNQFGVRVDGSSVGVQSYYVSGNVLKLTLSTIVKIGQVVDLSYMAGSGAITDASGIPLPSFTALSVYNGTGTSSGTSSRPSYLGTLAASEFGQEYPLLKSDSATVADDRSVYSQSVKRYILTADRLTASYDYLYKLGTSGLAFEVPSTEMAAYVILPLKPLLNAVNRDKKATMVIRFGDHLYTLPLNNVDMNSLAASLVADSSNISLILRIEKVPADTFTPFEQKLQSQGLQAITGLTDIRLTASVSSNYANASALSVAAEYAARTTATLNSNQVSAARLDLAYYDSTYLPTKISTAGSNTVIRANTVGNQVVGTFLSTRTFSDMSKHWSNSIVSLLAAKNIIDSSYGSSFKPEQKITRAEFAVMLSRGLGLLGDRETAQRFRDVQPSTQTGDYIGAAAKAGIITGNTDATFRPNDNITREQLAIMIIRAMEYSGKPITLNGTSSVALSVFKDKTKIQNQSAEFVAKAVQQGIILGMTPTEFQPQGNATRAQAAVMLQRMLSMAGFL; this is encoded by the coding sequence ATGAAAAGGAAAATTTCAATCTGGACAGCAATTATGCTATCAGGCAGCATGATGATGGGAACATGGCAGCCCATGAGCGGACTCACAAACCAGGCAGTCTATGCAGCCGCTGAATTCGGCATTACGGTATCACCTTCGGCAGGAGCTTATTATGTGAACACGGCTGCAAATCTAAGACTGAGCTTCGATCGTCAGGTAATTCCGCAGAACGGGAAAATTACTATTACTAATAGTGAATCGAAGGAAGTCTTTGTGGAGATTCCTATTGGCAGTTATGGACTGGTAGGCACCTCCAATGCTTATGATATTAAGTGGGGTGGAGACAAGAAGCTTGCTCCCAATACTAAATACACGGCATTGATCCCTCAAGGATTGTTCAAAGACAGTGAAGGTAACGGGTCTGCAGCCACCAGCTGGTCGTTTGTCACAGCGCCTGAGAATGATACCTCAATAGCAGCAAGTGAACTTACACCAGCGAACAATAGCAGAGTAGATGCAGCGGGGCTAACCCAATTGAGCTTCAAATTGAATAAAAAGTTGCTGAAGGGCGGCGGAACTGTCCGGCTAATGTCTTCTTTCAACAATGACATCGTTCAGGAATTCAGAATATGGGATGATGTTCCTGGTGTAGATGTGCAAAGTGATGCTTCCTCGACAACGGTGAAGCTGACAATAACCGCGAATAAAGTAGCAGCGGGGAGCAATTATTATATACTTATCGATTCCTATGCATTCAAAGCAGACGATAATCGAACCTTTGCCGGAATCTCCAGCGGAAATGTCTGGAGCTTCTCTACAGTAGGCGGAGAGGCGAAGAATATAACTACAGTTCCGGATAAAGGTGCTGTGAACGTACCTACAACGGAAGTGTTCAGGCTGAACTTTGACCGTCCTATGATGCCGGCATCCGGATATATTACGGTCTCTCCAGGCGCACCGGATGATTCCAGAACCAGATGGATTAATGTGAACTCAACCTCTGTAGTTGGTGGCGGGGAGAAGTCTATTGCGTTCACACCAGCTACGAATGATTCTCCGTTGTTAAGCGGAACGACTTACACGGTAACGATCCCTCAAGGGGCTTTTTATGACCGGGACGGAAATGTGTTTCCGGCCTCGGGTCCGTACACTTGGACTTTTACAACCACTCCGCTTTCTGGTCTTGCTGCTGCGGCCTTGTCGCCTGCTGACAGGAGTGAATCTGTAGGGATAAGTAAAGCCATGACAATCACTTTTAACCGAGATGCAGCCTACAACAAGGGTATTATTGATGGTGTGACGCTCTATAAAAGCAGTGGCATCAAAGTTCCCGTTAACGTGAGCAATGGGGCTTCGGCCAAAGAGTTCATTATCAGCCCGAATACGACTCTCGATCCAGCCACAACCTATTATGTTGATATCGCCAAAGGCGTATTTACAGACGCAAATACTGCAGGACTGGTATATGACGGAATAAACGGCAAGACGTCATGGAGCTTTCAGACGGAGGTAATGGATACCACTGCTCCTGCACTTGTGTCGGCACAGCTGGATAACAACCGTACGATCCGTCTGAAATATAACGAAACGCTTAATTCGGGGGTAGCTCTCCTCTATTCAAGCTTCGCGGTGACGGTGAATGAGGAGAAACGCACAATAGAAAGTGTGTATGTTCAAGGGGACAGTGTATACATTACCCTTTCTACAGGAATAGCCGTTGGACAAGTCGTGAAGATAAGTTATTCAGGCGGCTTACGTACGATTCAGGATAGCCACGGCAACTCAGCCGGCACCTTTACATCACAACAGGTTACGAATTCAATTCAATCTGCCTTGCCTACACCAAGGGATGGAGTTTTATCCGGCAAAACAGTGACACTGAATTTCAATGATAACCTAAAGCCGGTCTCTGCCAATGCCTATAGCCAATTCTATGTCTATGCGGATGGTGGTTCCCTGGGAGTGAGCAGCATCAGCTCTAGCGGCAGCTCCGTTGTCCTCGGCCTAAATAATGCTGCATCCAACGGACAGACTATACGAGTCTCATACTACGCCGGCTCCTATCCGCTTCAGGATCAGTACGGCCAGAGTATTGCTAATTTTAACGATTTCTATATCCGGAATACCAGTGATACCACTGCACCGGTCTTCCAGAATGCTGTTGGAACAGGGAATAAAATAGTACTGACTTATAATGAAGGAATATCCTCATCGGCGTTGCCGCTAAACAGTCAATTCTCTGTTCTAGTGGGCAGTACCAGTACTCCCAATTATGTGACTGGCATTTCGGTAAGCGGAACCCAGGTCACACTTACGCTCCAGAATACGCTTGCCCTTAATCAATATACTAGCCTTTCGTATGTACCGGGCAGTGCCGGTCTCAGCGACCTGAACGGTAACCGTGCAGCTTATCTTAATCTGCAGGCAGTATCGGTATCCGGAAGTACGGGAACCTCTGTACCTGACATTAGTTCGGCTACAATCTCGGGGGATGAGATTACGGTCACCTTTAGTAAGAATATGCAAGCATCTTCTGCCTCACTCTATACGAATCAGTTTGGAGTCCGGGTAGATGGCAGTAGTGTTGGTGTTCAGTCCTATTATGTCTCGGGAAATGTGCTGAAGCTGACGTTGTCCACCATAGTTAAAATAGGGCAAGTTGTGGATCTGTCGTATATGGCCGGATCCGGAGCGATAACGGATGCCAGCGGAATTCCGCTGCCTTCATTCACTGCGCTCTCAGTCTACAACGGGACAGGAACCTCTTCGGGTACTTCCAGCCGCCCTTCATATCTGGGGACACTTGCTGCCAGTGAATTCGGCCAGGAATATCCGCTGCTCAAAAGTGATTCCGCAACGGTTGCAGATGACCGTTCTGTATATAGCCAGTCCGTCAAAAGATATATACTAACTGCTGACCGTTTGACAGCAAGCTATGATTACCTGTACAAGCTGGGAACTTCCGGGCTAGCTTTTGAAGTGCCCTCTACAGAAATGGCAGCTTATGTGATCTTGCCGCTGAAGCCGCTTCTAAATGCAGTGAACCGGGATAAGAAGGCTACAATGGTTATACGCTTTGGAGATCATCTCTATACCTTGCCTTTGAATAACGTCGATATGAATAGCCTTGCGGCAAGCCTGGTGGCAGACAGCAGCAATATTTCACTTATATTAAGGATAGAAAAAGTTCCGGCAGACACATTTACGCCATTTGAGCAAAAGCTGCAATCGCAAGGATTGCAGGCTATTACGGGCTTAACAGATATCCGTCTGACGGCTTCAGTCAGCAGCAACTATGCCAATGCCAGCGCACTCAGCGTAGCAGCTGAGTATGCTGCACGTACGACTGCTACACTAAACAGTAATCAGGTTTCAGCAGCCAGGCTGGATCTTGCTTATTATGATTCTACCTATCTGCCTACCAAAATCAGCACGGCTGGCAGTAATACTGTGATTCGGGCAAATACAGTCGGCAATCAGGTGGTTGGAACATTTCTATCCACCCGGACGTTCAGTGACATGAGCAAACATTGGAGTAATTCGATAGTCTCCCTGCTGGCTGCTAAAAATATTATCGACAGCAGTTATGGCAGCAGCTTTAAGCCGGAGCAAAAAATTACACGGGCCGAATTTGCAGTCATGCTCAGCCGGGGGCTGGGACTGCTGGGTGACCGTGAGACGGCGCAGCGGTTCAGAGATGTGCAGCCCTCTACACAAACCGGTGATTATATCGGGGCTGCGGCTAAAGCAGGAATTATCACCGGCAATACGGATGCCACCTTCCGTCCGAATGATAATATTACCCGTGAACAGCTGGCAATCATGATTATTCGGGCTATGGAGTATTCCGGAAAGCCGATTACGTTGAATGGAACCTCTTCTGTAGCATTATCTGTTTTTAAGGATAAGACTAAGATTCAGAATCAAAGCGCTGAATTTGTAGCCAAAGCGGTCCAGCAGGGAATTATTCTCGGTATGACACCCACCGAATTTCAGCCGCAGGGCAATGCTACCCGCGCCCAAGCTGCAGTGATGCTGCAGCGTATGCTTTCGATGGCAGGTTTTTTGTAA
- a CDS encoding helicase-related protein, which produces MRVAVYAVECNAAWEIRISLNMAVDRLWWNAEGNGVEGWGGGQADRLVLLSPSLPLGWGVQLREGFKASPAMRLWKKEDWKSYIANCLKAEIRQEQAAGGFREAEWLTEGNISGESMLDRAGGDVKEAAISGNYGGEQVFPKESLLGWGGPAALAVAANQLAAVLAGRSLLQGEVDALVAERLPELAENWPAAAQLAHLQRRIRIGAAVAYNDPKRGGGVMGQRSKVKQSVKETERTDNLKQGGGVLERMSETVAGRGSRPRLTVGRFPQVTGRLLRGAALRLPLLRLPRRGAAARRGAPRCLRCGSVPTGRTACAACGLAGCAYCEACLALGRSRACALLLRSAPLPAVRCTAGVSPTVAARRWGLSAAQAAAAAAALGFLAEPRERSAVQGPERFLLWAVTGAGKTEITFPLLEAALAAGGRALIATPRRDVVLELAPRLAKAFPGDTPAVLYGGSEDRWRASRITLATTHQLLRFNQAFDLVIIDELDAFPYHNDPMLAYAAGQVCKPSGSFIFLSATPPMELQRLARSGRLPHARVPVRFHGHPLPVPVHLHMPPLHRCLKQGRLPGSLIRALQRSLNRKAQIFLFVSRIAHIAGLLQLLRRVFPGVPIEGTSSKDPDRAEKVLEFRNCTISLLVTTTILERGVTVPRSDVFILDADSSLFDEAALVQMAGRAGRSKDDPDGHVVFASAEWSKSQRRAISQIRSMNAIAHRQGYL; this is translated from the coding sequence ATGAGAGTAGCAGTATATGCGGTAGAGTGCAATGCCGCTTGGGAGATCAGGATATCGCTAAACATGGCTGTGGACAGGTTGTGGTGGAATGCTGAGGGAAATGGAGTTGAAGGCTGGGGGGGCGGGCAAGCGGACAGGCTTGTGCTGTTATCACCATCGCTCCCGTTAGGCTGGGGAGTACAGCTGCGCGAGGGCTTCAAAGCTTCCCCTGCCATGCGTCTATGGAAGAAGGAGGATTGGAAAAGCTACATTGCTAACTGTTTGAAGGCTGAAATTAGACAAGAGCAGGCGGCGGGTGGCTTCCGGGAGGCGGAGTGGCTGACTGAGGGAAATATCAGTGGAGAATCTATGCTGGACCGGGCGGGAGGAGATGTGAAGGAGGCTGCAATTTCCGGGAACTACGGTGGTGAGCAGGTATTTCCTAAGGAAAGCTTATTGGGATGGGGCGGGCCCGCTGCATTGGCAGTGGCGGCTAATCAATTGGCAGCAGTGCTTGCCGGCCGTTCCCTGCTGCAGGGCGAAGTGGATGCGCTGGTGGCAGAACGGCTGCCTGAGTTGGCAGAGAATTGGCCCGCTGCAGCGCAGTTGGCGCATCTTCAGAGACGGATAAGGATTGGGGCGGCAGTTGCTTATAATGACCCGAAGCGAGGCGGGGGAGTGATGGGACAGAGGAGCAAGGTGAAGCAGAGCGTGAAAGAGACGGAGCGGACAGACAACCTGAAGCAAGGCGGGGGAGTGCTGGAGCGAATGAGCGAGACAGTTGCCGGGCGCGGTTCCCGACCGCGCCTGACTGTTGGCCGGTTCCCACAGGTCACCGGCCGCCTCTTGCGCGGTGCAGCGCTTCGCCTGCCGCTGCTTCGCCTGCCCCGGCGCGGCGCTGCCGCCCGCCGCGGGGCACCACGCTGCCTGCGCTGCGGCAGCGTACCCACGGGCCGCACGGCCTGCGCCGCGTGCGGCCTTGCCGGCTGCGCCTATTGCGAGGCCTGCCTCGCACTCGGGCGCAGCCGGGCTTGCGCGCTGCTGCTGCGCAGCGCGCCGCTGCCTGCCGTGCGCTGCACGGCAGGCGTGTCCCCCACCGTAGCGGCACGCCGGTGGGGACTTAGCGCAGCGCAGGCGGCTGCGGCCGCCGCTGCGCTGGGGTTCCTGGCGGAGCCGCGGGAGCGCTCCGCCGTGCAAGGCCCAGAGCGGTTCCTGCTCTGGGCAGTGACGGGAGCGGGAAAGACGGAGATTACGTTCCCGCTCCTGGAGGCGGCGCTCGCAGCCGGAGGCCGGGCGCTGATCGCAACACCGCGGCGCGACGTCGTGCTGGAGCTGGCGCCGCGTCTGGCCAAGGCTTTCCCGGGGGATACCCCCGCCGTGCTGTATGGAGGCAGCGAGGACCGCTGGAGAGCAAGCAGAATAACGCTGGCCACAACCCATCAGCTGCTGCGGTTCAATCAAGCTTTTGATCTGGTCATTATCGATGAACTCGATGCTTTTCCCTATCATAATGATCCCATGCTGGCCTACGCTGCCGGGCAGGTTTGTAAGCCCTCAGGATCATTCATTTTCCTCTCAGCTACACCACCGATGGAATTACAGCGCCTTGCCCGTTCAGGAAGACTACCTCATGCGAGAGTGCCCGTCCGCTTTCACGGTCATCCCTTGCCGGTCCCAGTGCATTTACATATGCCGCCGCTCCACCGTTGTTTGAAGCAGGGGAGACTCCCTGGAAGTTTGATCCGCGCCTTGCAAAGATCTCTTAACCGCAAAGCACAGATTTTTCTCTTTGTCTCGCGGATTGCCCATATCGCAGGACTGCTTCAGCTTTTAAGGCGTGTTTTTCCTGGCGTTCCTATAGAAGGAACCTCCTCGAAAGATCCGGATAGAGCAGAGAAGGTGCTGGAATTCCGCAATTGTACGATTTCACTCCTGGTAACGACGACAATTCTGGAGCGGGGAGTTACGGTTCCGCGCAGTGATGTATTTATTCTGGATGCGGACAGCAGTCTGTTTGACGAAGCAGCTCTGGTGCAGATGGCGGGCCGGGCAGGACGCTCCAAAGATGATCCGGACGGCCACGTCGTATTCGCTTCCGCAGAGTGGAGCAAGTCACAGCGCAGAGCGATTTCACAGATTCGCAGCATGAACGCCATTGCCCATAGACAGGGATACCTGTGA
- a CDS encoding sensor histidine kinase, whose protein sequence is MEFQADAIDRVIKNTIDVMESSKYQIFEILQVARDELAALTKELQRVMEETDETLQKVDKLELQYHRSRIRLTEVSRDFVRYTEKDIRVAYEKATELQLELMMTREREAYLRSRRDELQMRARSVENSVERAESIGSQMSVVLEYLSGELGQVTRIVESAKNTQMVGLKIIQAQEEERKRIAREIHDGPAQMLANLVLRTEIVERMLVKQEFGLVQAEVIDLKGQVRYSLEEMRKVIFNLRPMALDDLGLIPTLRKYVHDYEEKTKIRTSFETRGKEHRLSSAMEAAVYRLVQEALSNAAKHAYPSYVLVEITYQAQLIKIVVKDNGLGFNVKKISEQANRESFGLVGMRERVELLEGRVEIQSAENQGTTIIIHIPTNVDKGKE, encoded by the coding sequence GTGGAATTTCAAGCCGATGCGATTGATCGCGTCATTAAGAATACCATCGACGTGATGGAGAGCAGCAAGTATCAGATTTTTGAAATATTGCAGGTTGCACGTGATGAGCTTGCTGCACTCACCAAAGAACTGCAGCGGGTTATGGAAGAAACGGATGAAACATTGCAAAAGGTAGACAAGCTGGAGCTGCAGTACCACCGCTCCCGGATCCGGCTGACTGAGGTCAGCCGGGACTTTGTCCGCTACACGGAGAAGGATATCCGGGTGGCTTACGAGAAAGCGACGGAGCTTCAGTTAGAGCTGATGATGACGAGGGAGAGGGAAGCCTACCTGCGGAGCAGACGGGATGAGCTGCAAATGCGGGCTCGCAGTGTCGAAAATTCTGTGGAGCGGGCCGAATCGATTGGTTCGCAAATGAGCGTTGTCCTGGAATATCTGTCTGGAGAACTAGGCCAAGTGACGAGAATTGTCGAATCTGCGAAAAACACGCAAATGGTTGGACTCAAGATAATCCAGGCCCAGGAAGAAGAACGGAAGAGAATTGCCCGGGAAATTCATGATGGTCCTGCTCAAATGCTGGCAAATCTAGTCCTAAGGACGGAAATTGTAGAAAGAATGCTGGTAAAGCAGGAATTTGGGCTGGTACAAGCCGAAGTAATAGACTTAAAGGGGCAGGTAAGGTACAGCCTGGAAGAAATGCGTAAAGTGATTTTTAATCTCCGTCCGATGGCCCTCGATGATTTAGGACTGATTCCGACACTCCGGAAATACGTGCATGATTATGAGGAGAAGACGAAGATCCGCACTTCTTTTGAAACAAGGGGGAAAGAGCACCGGCTGTCCTCAGCTATGGAGGCTGCAGTCTACCGTCTTGTTCAGGAAGCTTTGTCCAACGCGGCGAAGCATGCCTATCCAAGTTATGTTCTGGTGGAAATTACGTATCAGGCACAGTTAATTAAGATCGTAGTGAAAGACAATGGCTTAGGCTTCAATGTGAAAAAGATCAGTGAGCAAGCCAACCGTGAAAGCTTTGGGCTGGTGGGAATGCGTGAACGTGTGGAATTGCTGGAAGGTAGAGTGGAAATACAGTCAGCAGAGAACCAGGGCACAACAATCATAATTCACATTCCGACGAATGTGGACAAAGGAAAGGAGTAA
- a CDS encoding stalk domain-containing protein, whose protein sequence is MNEVFMGKKNSEWLRGNKSLSSKKWVAASLAGVLWIMPVIGSTGPSLFSLGSASVAQAATASFSVTKLSEEVITSGAMMMKYKFTTVRSGKSVTGLADVVRVDLNNPYVSVDVMTGKGGNLTTRQSTGGMAAETGAVAAVNGDYFNTGGEGAPIGGQVSGGVVVSTPSQLDGMYAFAVTKDRKPVIDEYTFEGMLTAEDGSQFPLSGINKGAYNPEGGSSTYSHANAAYIYTDAWTALERPKNSSTTPTEVLVENDIVTQISPDAALPITVPKGAYILRTHGLAAQFVKAHLVVGQKLSSVYTLRSKTTQQELDPSTLQMMIGGHTILVNNGKAATFSRSTSSIGGYRARTALGYSEDGRYVYVIAAEKNNNSAGLSMTELQSFMTNIGVWKGINLDGGGSTTMVDRPLAETSTTLTFNTEYGTEQRSIVNGLGVYTSAPQGEVKGIKISGNSVLLIGQKATYSLKGYDTYYNPIDVAAANPAWSSSGGSVTVNAGEATAVKAGSVNLKATSGSASAETKVTVLGGDDLTSLTSSTTTAPLIAGASVSVPVHAVAKSGATIAVPAASLKWEFIGFKGNVGDGKLTVESVDPGVTTGYAIARYDGFSTAVVFSAAASTAWENFENATYPFAFTTNAAGVTGTAAVVPGSAERAGSKVLSLSYDMTAGTGKIYAYAQFNETTGKSIPATATSMSVDVMGDMSLNWLRAEVSDASGATAYIDLAKVIDWNGWKNLNIDLSGSGIKFPASLKRLYVVNVEEGQDERAKTGTVAFDNISFVMPSLSSEAGLPKGTASMSIGAKSMLVNGTKQAIDVAPIVKDGSTYVPIKYVLDAFGGNAIWDQNTKKIMVLRGAKALDLTVNKKEFLLNGKRQSADVAPLILNGRTLVPLRLVTEQLGLTVKWEQITKTVTIES, encoded by the coding sequence ATGAATGAAGTTTTCATGGGGAAAAAGAATAGCGAGTGGTTACGGGGAAACAAAAGTCTATCTTCTAAAAAGTGGGTTGCTGCCTCGTTAGCAGGCGTATTGTGGATCATGCCGGTTATTGGAAGCACTGGGCCTTCCTTATTCAGTCTAGGCTCCGCTTCAGTAGCGCAAGCTGCTACAGCTTCCTTCTCAGTGACAAAGCTGAGCGAAGAAGTCATTACTTCAGGCGCGATGATGATGAAATATAAATTTACGACCGTGCGGTCCGGCAAAAGTGTAACAGGGCTGGCTGACGTGGTTCGGGTCGATCTGAATAACCCCTATGTCTCTGTAGATGTAATGACGGGCAAAGGCGGTAATCTGACTACGCGGCAAAGTACCGGAGGTATGGCGGCAGAAACCGGAGCAGTGGCCGCAGTTAACGGGGATTACTTCAATACCGGCGGGGAAGGTGCACCGATCGGTGGTCAAGTATCAGGCGGAGTTGTAGTATCTACACCTTCGCAGCTTGATGGAATGTATGCTTTTGCTGTGACTAAAGACCGTAAGCCGGTTATTGATGAATATACATTCGAAGGTATGCTGACTGCTGAGGATGGTTCACAGTTTCCGTTATCCGGCATCAATAAAGGGGCCTATAACCCTGAGGGCGGCAGTTCCACCTACAGTCATGCCAATGCCGCCTATATCTACACAGATGCCTGGACAGCACTGGAGCGGCCTAAGAACAGCTCTACGACACCTACAGAGGTACTGGTAGAGAATGATATCGTTACCCAGATTTCCCCAGACGCTGCCTTGCCGATAACCGTGCCTAAAGGGGCGTACATTCTGCGGACTCACGGGCTTGCAGCCCAATTTGTAAAAGCTCATCTGGTTGTAGGCCAGAAGCTAAGCAGTGTCTACACGCTTCGTTCCAAAACTACTCAGCAGGAGCTTGACCCCTCCACACTGCAAATGATGATCGGGGGGCACACCATTCTGGTAAATAACGGGAAAGCGGCGACCTTCTCCCGCTCCACCAGCAGCATCGGCGGGTATCGTGCCCGCACAGCTCTGGGTTATTCAGAGGATGGACGATATGTATATGTCATTGCAGCCGAGAAAAATAATAATAGTGCAGGATTGTCCATGACGGAGCTGCAATCGTTCATGACCAATATCGGTGTCTGGAAAGGGATCAACCTGGACGGAGGGGGCTCTACAACGATGGTAGATCGTCCGCTTGCGGAAACCTCCACTACTCTAACCTTTAATACAGAATACGGCACAGAGCAGCGCAGCATCGTTAACGGCCTTGGTGTATATACTTCTGCTCCACAAGGTGAAGTGAAAGGAATTAAGATCAGCGGCAATTCTGTATTGTTAATCGGACAAAAAGCCACGTATTCTCTAAAAGGCTATGATACTTACTATAATCCAATTGATGTAGCTGCAGCTAATCCTGCGTGGAGCTCCAGCGGCGGCAGTGTTACGGTGAATGCAGGGGAAGCAACCGCAGTCAAGGCGGGAAGCGTTAACCTGAAGGCTACCAGCGGCTCGGCCAGTGCAGAGACCAAGGTAACCGTTCTGGGCGGAGATGACCTGACAAGTCTGACTTCAAGCACAACTACTGCGCCGCTTATAGCGGGAGCCTCCGTATCTGTTCCAGTTCATGCGGTGGCGAAGAGCGGGGCAACGATTGCAGTGCCGGCTGCATCGCTGAAATGGGAGTTTATCGGCTTTAAAGGGAATGTAGGTGACGGTAAGCTTACTGTCGAATCCGTGGATCCGGGGGTAACAACCGGATACGCCATTGCCCGTTATGACGGCTTCAGCACAGCTGTTGTGTTCTCTGCAGCGGCGTCAACGGCTTGGGAGAATTTCGAAAATGCCACGTATCCATTTGCCTTCACAACCAATGCGGCGGGGGTAACGGGAACGGCAGCAGTTGTCCCGGGCAGTGCGGAACGGGCTGGCTCGAAGGTATTGTCGCTTAGCTATGATATGACGGCTGGCACCGGTAAAATCTATGCTTATGCACAGTTCAACGAGACAACAGGCAAGAGTATTCCGGCAACGGCAACGTCTATGTCCGTAGACGTGATGGGGGATATGAGTCTTAACTGGCTGCGTGCAGAGGTATCGGATGCCAGCGGGGCAACAGCGTATATTGATCTGGCCAAAGTGATCGACTGGAATGGCTGGAAGAACCTCAATATTGATCTTTCCGGTTCAGGGATTAAATTCCCAGCTTCCCTAAAGAGACTTTACGTGGTAAATGTAGAGGAGGGCCAGGACGAGCGGGCTAAGACAGGTACGGTAGCGTTTGATAATATTTCCTTTGTTATGCCTTCGCTGTCCAGTGAAGCCGGATTGCCAAAGGGAACGGCATCCATGAGTATCGGAGCCAAGTCGATGCTTGTAAACGGCACAAAGCAGGCGATTGATGTTGCGCCGATTGTAAAGGATGGCAGCACGTATGTGCCGATTAAATATGTGCTTGATGCCTTTGGCGGGAATGCCATATGGGATCAGAATACCAAGAAGATCATGGTGCTTCGCGGAGCGAAAGCGCTGGATCTGACGGTAAATAAGAAGGAATTCCTGCTTAACGGGAAACGCCAGAGTGCTGATGTAGCGCCTTTAATCCTGAATGGCAGGACTTTAGTACCGCTTAGACTCGTGACAGAACAGCTAGGACTCACTGTAAAATGGGAACAGATAACGAAGACCGTAACTATCGAATCGTGA